From the Butyrivibrio fibrisolvens genome, one window contains:
- a CDS encoding SH3 domain-containing protein: MAEKILNINDFKKDEAGIDNKAGVPSKTAPLRTPYVRPDEMNPDDIQIEDPMNFLTSEEKQEYIKAHQETILRNRAVNEVRREVNNQRNAQYQRKQAINQGSYSQDQRFSYPNGYQNGGQSGYNGTGYSGRPSDNYDESYDDNYQDEYYEDYQGSYEDGYDNGGYYEGDQDYNDGYQVSQQGYDQGYEDQMYQDRADYEEYEEDMEGGQDKMAVITKILAGFTAILIIVIAIMFIFNKVNDPANEKEAGDEFAYTGDNTVAEESQGQSETNTQETVSGTTVYTTNGLNLRTSPEKTDTNKAMSVQAGTELTLVGEENGWAKVYYQGQYYFCSKDYLSEIK, from the coding sequence ATGGCAGAGAAGATTCTCAACATTAATGATTTTAAAAAAGATGAAGCCGGTATTGATAATAAGGCAGGTGTGCCATCAAAGACCGCACCACTAAGAACACCCTATGTTAGACCTGATGAAATGAATCCCGACGATATTCAGATTGAGGATCCTATGAATTTCCTGACATCTGAAGAGAAACAGGAATATATAAAGGCTCATCAGGAGACCATCCTTAGAAATAGAGCTGTCAATGAAGTAAGGCGTGAAGTTAACAACCAAAGGAATGCCCAGTATCAAAGAAAACAGGCTATTAATCAGGGTTCTTACAGTCAGGATCAAAGATTTTCTTATCCAAACGGTTATCAAAATGGTGGCCAGTCAGGATATAACGGAACCGGATATTCAGGCAGACCTTCTGATAATTATGATGAAAGTTATGATGATAACTATCAGGATGAATACTATGAAGATTATCAGGGTAGTTATGAAGATGGCTATGATAACGGCGGATACTACGAAGGTGATCAAGACTACAACGATGGATATCAAGTCAGTCAGCAAGGCTATGACCAGGGATATGAAGATCAGATGTATCAGGACCGCGCTGATTATGAAGAATACGAAGAGGATATGGAAGGCGGCCAGGACAAGATGGCTGTTATCACCAAAATCCTTGCAGGTTTTACTGCTATTCTTATAATCGTGATTGCTATCATGTTCATATTTAATAAAGTCAATGACCCTGCAAATGAGAAGGAAGCCGGAGATGAATTTGCATATACAGGTGATAATACAGTAGCAGAGGAGTCTCAGGGTCAGTCTGAAACTAATACACAGGAGACTGTATCCGGAACAACCGTATATACTACCAATGGTCTTAACCTTAGAACATCTCCAGAGAAGACTGATACCAACAAGGCTATGTCAGTACAGGCGGGAACAGAGCTTACGCTTGTAGGTGAAGAGAATGGCTGGGCCAAGGTTTATTATCAGGGCCAGTACTACTTCTGTTCCAAGGATTATCTGTCAGAGATTAAGTAA
- a CDS encoding 3'-5' exonuclease: MSNYIVFDLEWNQGETVREQELKELPFEIIEIGAVRLNEDREVTGTFSKLIHPKVYKTMHQITGKIIHLTMDDLKDADPFTTVIADFLEWCGEDPIFCSWGTLDLPELQRNMDYYDLEPLSDGPIEFMDVQKLFSLAFEDGKSRRSLEYGIDFLKLSKDQAFHRALSDASYTAEIFKAIPDKFLRYVSFDNYVTPKDKRQEIHIVFDNYAKYISREFSDKEELLKDPEVISTRCYLCHKNLRRKIRWFSPNGKHYYALSTCPKHGFMKSKIRVKKAEGGGCYAVKTSKFVDADGVQDIRQKQLRAKAHSRRVKNNAEKKKSSKDL, translated from the coding sequence ATGTCGAATTATATTGTTTTTGACCTTGAGTGGAATCAGGGTGAGACCGTAAGGGAGCAGGAACTTAAAGAGCTACCCTTCGAGATAATTGAAATAGGCGCAGTAAGGCTTAATGAAGACCGTGAAGTGACCGGAACTTTTTCAAAGCTTATACATCCAAAGGTCTATAAGACCATGCACCAGATAACCGGCAAGATCATCCATCTTACAATGGACGATCTTAAAGATGCGGATCCTTTTACTACAGTTATTGCTGATTTTCTTGAATGGTGCGGAGAAGATCCTATATTCTGCAGCTGGGGAACGCTTGACCTTCCGGAGCTTCAGCGCAACATGGATTATTATGATCTCGAGCCTTTGTCAGACGGGCCGATCGAGTTCATGGATGTTCAGAAGCTTTTTTCCCTGGCGTTTGAAGATGGTAAATCCAGAAGATCCCTTGAATATGGAATAGACTTCCTAAAGTTAAGTAAGGATCAGGCTTTCCATAGGGCATTGTCAGATGCAAGTTATACTGCAGAGATCTTTAAGGCGATTCCGGACAAATTTCTTCGCTATGTGTCTTTTGACAATTATGTGACTCCCAAGGATAAGCGCCAGGAGATCCACATAGTCTTTGACAATTACGCCAAGTATATATCAAGAGAATTCTCTGATAAGGAAGAACTTTTAAAAGATCCTGAGGTTATCAGTACCAGATGTTATCTGTGTCACAAGAATCTTCGCCGTAAGATCAGGTGGTTTTCACCAAATGGCAAGCACTACTATGCATTGTCCACATGTCCCAAGCACGGCTTTATGAAGTCCAAGATAAGGGTCAAAAAAGCTGAGGGTGGCGGCTGCTATGCTGTTAAGACCAGCAAATTTGTAGATGCCGACGGAGTGCAGGATATAAGGCAGAAGCAGCTTAGAGCCAAGGCTCACTCAAGGCGTGTCAAGAACAATGCTGAGAAGAAAAAGAGCAGCAAAGATCTGTAA
- a CDS encoding glycoside hydrolase family 88/105 protein, which produces MDRTETISMLNEYVDMLMDKSDAEHPMWNIEKILSGKPNKWNYIDGCMITSLLNLYDISGDKKYLDFADRFLGWFVEEDGSIKTYDVAEYNLDNINSATCLFKLYDLTGKEKYRKAMDTVRAQLETMPRTKEGNFWHKKIYPYQVWLDGLYMAQPFYIEYERRYGSIEGCKDSFKQFHNVEKHMKDPKTGLYYHGYDESRQMYWADKDTGCSPNFWLRALGWFAASLVDVCEAAGDVLQEEQEYLHGLLKDLVEALTKYQDESGLFYDIVNLPDDERNYLETSGTALISYAILKGTRLGYIDARYREYGVKAFDGIAAKYLGRNEDGTPKLGGICLVSGLGGANHRDGSLEYYFSEPVVENEAKGVGPFIYAYTELIRE; this is translated from the coding sequence ATGGATAGAACTGAGACGATCAGCATGTTAAATGAATACGTGGATATGCTCATGGACAAGTCAGATGCAGAGCATCCTATGTGGAATATTGAGAAGATATTAAGCGGTAAGCCCAATAAATGGAACTATATAGATGGCTGCATGATCACAAGTCTTCTTAATCTATATGACATTAGTGGTGATAAGAAGTATCTGGATTTTGCAGATCGTTTCCTTGGATGGTTTGTAGAGGAAGACGGATCTATCAAGACTTATGACGTAGCAGAATACAATCTTGATAATATCAATAGTGCCACATGTCTTTTTAAATTATATGATCTTACAGGTAAAGAGAAGTATAGAAAGGCTATGGATACTGTAAGAGCGCAGCTTGAGACTATGCCAAGGACCAAAGAAGGGAACTTCTGGCACAAGAAGATATATCCATATCAGGTATGGCTTGACGGATTATATATGGCTCAGCCTTTTTATATAGAGTATGAGAGAAGATACGGATCTATTGAAGGCTGCAAGGATAGCTTCAAGCAGTTTCATAATGTAGAAAAACATATGAAGGATCCCAAAACGGGTCTTTATTATCACGGATACGATGAAAGCAGGCAGATGTACTGGGCAGACAAGGATACAGGCTGCAGTCCAAATTTCTGGCTTCGTGCGCTTGGATGGTTTGCAGCATCACTTGTTGATGTATGTGAGGCAGCGGGTGACGTACTACAAGAAGAGCAGGAATATCTACATGGGCTATTAAAGGATCTTGTAGAGGCTCTTACAAAATATCAGGATGAGAGCGGTCTGTTCTATGATATAGTGAATCTTCCGGATGATGAGAGGAACTATCTTGAGACTTCAGGAACAGCGCTTATATCATATGCGATACTTAAGGGTACAAGGCTTGGGTATATAGATGCCAGGTACAGAGAGTATGGTGTTAAGGCTTTTGACGGAATTGCTGCAAAGTACCTTGGAAGAAATGAAGATGGAACTCCAAAGCTTGGAGGTATCTGCCTTGTATCAGGACTTGGAGGAGCAAACCATAGAGATGGATCTTTGGAGTACTACTTCTCAGAGCCTGTAGTTGAGAATGAAGCAAAGGGTGTAGGTCCTTTTATCTACGCTTATACGGAGCTTATAAGAGAGTAA
- the murI gene encoding glutamate racemase: MISQAKKSDRMKIGIFDSGFGGLSVLHEAYHRLGATEYLFYADLDHVPYGLKTSDQIKDYTRHITRFLIDKGADAIVIACNTATAVAVEDLRREFSLPILGMEPAVKPAVEETSSKKRILVIATPVTIREKKLSHLLERVDEDHRVDLLAMPHLVTFAENEQFEGPEVDEYIHEQFASFDLSKYQALVLGCTHFNYFKPSYKKVFGDDIHLIDGNVGTIRHLADVCGLEYNAREAARVSFSDTDSMLHDIETQYFVSGNPITEKNLLNHVLRMHNRLEAVRDL; encoded by the coding sequence ATGATTTCGCAGGCAAAGAAGAGTGATCGTATGAAGATAGGAATATTTGATTCGGGTTTTGGAGGCCTTTCAGTATTACACGAGGCATACCATAGACTTGGCGCAACTGAATATCTTTTTTATGCAGATCTTGATCATGTTCCTTATGGTCTTAAGACTTCGGACCAGATCAAAGATTATACAAGGCACATCACAAGATTCCTTATAGATAAGGGAGCAGATGCTATTGTAATAGCTTGTAATACTGCAACTGCAGTAGCTGTAGAGGATCTTAGAAGAGAGTTTTCTCTTCCTATTCTTGGTATGGAACCTGCTGTAAAACCTGCAGTGGAGGAGACTTCTTCCAAAAAGCGTATTCTTGTTATCGCTACTCCTGTGACTATCAGGGAGAAGAAGCTTTCACATCTTCTTGAGAGAGTTGATGAGGATCACAGAGTAGATCTTCTGGCTATGCCGCACCTTGTAACATTTGCAGAAAATGAGCAGTTTGAAGGTCCTGAAGTAGACGAGTATATCCACGAACAGTTTGCTTCTTTTGACTTGTCCAAATATCAGGCTCTTGTACTTGGGTGCACACATTTCAATTATTTCAAGCCTTCTTACAAGAAGGTTTTTGGTGACGATATCCATCTTATAGATGGTAATGTCGGTACTATAAGACATCTGGCTGATGTATGCGGCCTTGAATATAATGCCAGAGAGGCAGCCAGAGTTTCATTTTCAGATACGGATAGTATGCTTCATGATATAGAAACACAATATTTTGTGTCCGGTAATCCGATAACTGAAAAAAATCTACTAAATCATGTACTTCGCATGCATAATAGGCTGGAAGCGGTAAGAGACCTGTAA
- the nrdG gene encoding anaerobic ribonucleoside-triphosphate reductase activating protein produces MNYGQIIKNDVANGIGCRTSLFVSGCTHHCKGCFNEMTWDFEYGLKFTKDVEDDIIESLKPAYISGITILGGEPMEIRNQEVLRPFIERIKKEVPKATVWIYSGYVWEELTDPDNKRCHGADTDAILSMTDILVDGEFVLAKKDMMLRFRGSSNQRIIDVPATLKEGQIVMSEYNQ; encoded by the coding sequence ATGAACTACGGACAGATTATAAAAAATGATGTTGCCAATGGTATTGGATGCAGGACATCACTCTTTGTGTCAGGATGTACTCATCACTGCAAAGGGTGCTTCAATGAGATGACCTGGGATTTTGAATACGGGCTTAAATTCACTAAGGATGTAGAAGATGACATCATAGAGTCTTTGAAGCCTGCATATATATCCGGTATCACGATCCTTGGCGGTGAACCTATGGAGATCAGGAATCAGGAGGTTCTAAGGCCTTTCATAGAAAGGATCAAGAAGGAAGTTCCAAAAGCAACTGTGTGGATCTATTCAGGTTATGTCTGGGAAGAGCTTACGGATCCAGACAATAAGAGGTGTCACGGCGCTGATACGGATGCAATCTTGTCAATGACAGATATTCTGGTTGATGGGGAGTTTGTACTTGCCAAAAAAGATATGATGCTTAGATTCAGAGGCTCAAGTAATCAAAGGATTATAGATGTACCCGCCACCCTCAAGGAAGGACAGATAGTAATGTCGGAGTATAATCAGTAG
- a CDS encoding D-alanyl-D-alanine carboxypeptidase family protein: MAAALLFFSMSVPGCYIEAVAAPDYTAAMEERKKLEIQSNNTDNWPEGPAIGAQAAILMEVNTGTILYAKNIDEELYPASTTKMLTCLIAAENADMNDMVTFSYDAVHSVPRDGSNIGIDAGESMTLEQCLYGIMVGSANECANAVAEHVAGSLDDFADLMNKRAEELGCTHSHFVNANGLFNEDHYTSAHDLALIAGAFFSNELLSSIGNTARYHFTPTDTQPDDFYITNKHKLINGEISYDGILGGKTGYTDEARETLVTCASRNGMKLVCVVLKEESPYQFTDTATLFDYGFNNFQIVNVAETDNYYIPEDTSFFASDNDIFGYSGNVIQWNDDDSIILPITASIDDCTSEVSTDVTGQPSGTIAVVNYLYNGVSVGTARIITGSSQTSFSFSNTKTDSKITPNQSIYVDVKLIIIIVSVVAGSIIFVLNLHAFIQSLHYAGNDPQERRRYKRRQKLLKQHKLTYKKPRKK; this comes from the coding sequence GTGGCTGCGGCTTTGCTGTTTTTCTCTATGTCTGTGCCCGGATGCTATATAGAAGCAGTAGCGGCGCCCGATTATACTGCTGCCATGGAAGAGCGCAAAAAGCTCGAGATCCAGTCCAATAATACTGACAACTGGCCGGAAGGTCCGGCAATAGGAGCTCAGGCTGCCATACTTATGGAAGTCAACACAGGTACTATCCTCTATGCCAAAAACATAGACGAAGAGCTGTATCCTGCAAGTACGACCAAAATGCTCACTTGTCTTATTGCTGCAGAGAATGCAGACATGAATGATATGGTAACCTTCTCTTATGATGCTGTTCATTCTGTTCCAAGAGATGGTTCCAATATAGGAATAGATGCAGGAGAATCAATGACTCTTGAGCAGTGTCTGTACGGAATCATGGTCGGTTCTGCAAATGAATGTGCCAATGCAGTAGCAGAGCATGTTGCAGGATCTTTGGATGATTTTGCTGATCTTATGAACAAAAGAGCTGAAGAACTTGGGTGTACTCATTCTCATTTTGTTAATGCCAACGGTCTTTTTAATGAAGACCATTATACAAGCGCTCATGACCTGGCGCTTATAGCCGGTGCCTTTTTTTCAAACGAGCTTCTTTCTAGTATAGGCAATACTGCAAGATACCACTTCACACCGACTGATACTCAGCCTGACGACTTTTATATAACCAATAAGCACAAACTTATAAATGGTGAGATATCCTATGACGGCATACTTGGCGGCAAGACCGGTTACACCGATGAAGCCAGAGAGACACTTGTAACCTGCGCATCACGCAATGGAATGAAACTTGTATGCGTTGTCCTAAAAGAAGAGTCCCCTTATCAGTTTACAGATACAGCAACACTCTTTGATTACGGCTTCAATAATTTCCAAATAGTAAACGTTGCAGAGACTGATAATTACTACATTCCTGAAGACACGAGCTTTTTTGCCTCAGATAATGACATCTTCGGATACTCAGGCAATGTTATACAGTGGAACGATGATGACTCTATAATACTTCCAATCACAGCATCTATAGATGACTGCACTTCGGAAGTATCGACTGATGTTACAGGTCAGCCTTCGGGAACCATCGCAGTTGTGAACTACCTGTACAACGGCGTAAGCGTAGGAACTGCAAGGATCATTACCGGCAGCTCCCAGACTTCGTTCTCTTTCTCAAATACTAAAACAGATAGTAAGATAACGCCTAATCAGTCGATCTATGTTGACGTGAAGCTCATAATCATAATCGTATCTGTTGTTGCCGGAAGTATAATCTTCGTCCTCAACCTGCACGCTTTCATACAGTCCCTTCATTATGCAGGCAACGATCCCCAGGAGAGGAGAAGATATAAAAGAAGACAAAAACTTTTAAAACAGCACAAGCTTACTTATAAAAAGCCACGAAAGAAATAA
- the nrdD gene encoding anaerobic ribonucleoside-triphosphate reductase, which yields MKIIKRSGEEVIFDGGKIIAAIKKANLTVTEDKRLSDEDIIRIEKEVEAKCNNLTRAANVEEIQDLVENALMDAGSNDVARKYITYRYQHALMRKSNTTDDKIMSLIECNNEEVKQENSNKNPTVNSVQRDYMAGEVSRDITRRFLLPPEVVKAHEEGIIHFHDSDYFAQHMHNCCLVNLEDMLQNGTVISETLIEPPKSFSTACNIATQAIAQIASSQYGGQSITLSHLVPFVDVSRQKFRKQVRMELEQAGIEATDEKIDEIAEMRVRKEIKDGVQEIQYQVITLMTTNGQAPFITVFMYLDEVPEGQLRDDLAAVIEEMLKQRIQGVKNEKGVYITPAFPKLIYVLDEDNITPDSKYWHITQLAAKCTAKRMVPDYISAKKMREYKNGDVYPCMGCRSFLTPDTEGLGVNGAHKYYGRFNQGVVTLNLVDVACSSGRDEDKFWKLMEERTQLCYEALMCRHKRLLGTPSDVAPILWQFGALARLKKGETIDKLLFGNYSTISLGYAGLYECTKFMKGVSHTDADGKEFALKVMQFLNDKCAKWKEETNISFSLYGTPLESTTYKFAKCLQKRFGMIPGVTDKNYITNSYHVHVAEKIDAFSKLKFESEFQALSPGGAISYVEVPNMMDNIDAVLSIMQYIYENIMYAELNTKSDYCQCCGYTGEIQIVTDEDGKLVWECPNCGNRNQDKMNVARRTCGYIGTQYWNQGRTQEIKERVLHVSNETLVPETKEAEETVNV from the coding sequence ATGAAAATCATTAAAAGAAGTGGCGAAGAGGTTATATTTGATGGTGGCAAGATAATTGCGGCTATTAAGAAGGCTAATCTCACTGTCACTGAGGATAAGCGTCTTTCTGATGAGGATATCATCCGCATTGAGAAAGAGGTTGAAGCTAAGTGCAATAATCTGACACGTGCAGCTAACGTTGAAGAGATCCAGGATCTTGTAGAGAACGCACTTATGGATGCCGGCAGCAATGATGTTGCACGTAAATACATAACATATCGTTATCAGCATGCTCTTATGCGTAAGTCCAATACAACTGATGATAAGATCATGTCACTTATCGAGTGCAATAACGAAGAGGTTAAGCAGGAGAATTCAAACAAGAATCCTACTGTTAACAGTGTTCAGCGTGACTATATGGCAGGCGAAGTAAGCCGCGATATCACAAGGCGTTTCCTTCTTCCTCCTGAAGTAGTCAAAGCTCATGAAGAGGGTATCATCCATTTCCATGATTCAGATTATTTTGCACAGCACATGCACAACTGCTGTCTGGTCAATCTTGAAGACATGTTGCAGAATGGTACCGTTATCTCTGAAACTCTTATCGAGCCTCCAAAGAGCTTCTCAACTGCATGTAATATCGCAACTCAGGCTATAGCCCAGATTGCAAGCTCCCAGTACGGTGGACAGTCGATCACACTTTCACATCTCGTGCCCTTCGTAGATGTAAGCCGTCAGAAATTCCGCAAGCAGGTTCGTATGGAACTTGAGCAGGCCGGTATCGAGGCTACAGACGAGAAGATTGACGAGATCGCTGAGATGCGTGTTCGTAAGGAGATCAAGGACGGTGTTCAGGAGATCCAGTATCAGGTTATCACTCTGATGACAACCAATGGTCAGGCTCCATTCATCACAGTATTCATGTATCTTGATGAGGTTCCTGAAGGACAGCTTCGTGACGACCTTGCAGCAGTTATCGAAGAGATGCTCAAACAGCGTATACAGGGAGTTAAGAACGAGAAGGGTGTTTATATCACTCCGGCTTTCCCTAAGCTTATATATGTTCTTGACGAAGATAATATAACTCCTGATTCCAAATACTGGCACATCACACAGCTTGCAGCCAAGTGCACAGCTAAGCGTATGGTACCTGATTATATATCCGCCAAGAAGATGCGTGAGTACAAAAACGGCGATGTATATCCTTGCATGGGATGCAGATCTTTCCTTACACCTGATACAGAGGGCCTTGGAGTAAATGGCGCCCACAAGTATTACGGACGTTTCAATCAGGGCGTTGTTACTTTAAATCTTGTTGATGTAGCCTGCTCTTCAGGCCGGGATGAGGATAAGTTCTGGAAGCTGATGGAAGAAAGAACTCAGCTGTGCTATGAAGCTCTTATGTGCAGACATAAAAGGCTCCTTGGAACTCCAAGTGATGTAGCTCCTATCCTCTGGCAGTTCGGCGCACTTGCAAGACTTAAAAAAGGCGAGACAATAGACAAGCTTCTTTTTGGTAACTACTCAACAATAAGCCTTGGCTATGCCGGTCTATATGAATGTACCAAGTTCATGAAGGGTGTATCTCATACAGATGCAGATGGCAAGGAGTTCGCACTTAAGGTTATGCAGTTCCTCAATGATAAGTGCGCTAAGTGGAAAGAAGAGACCAATATCTCATTCTCACTTTATGGAACACCACTTGAATCAACAACTTATAAGTTTGCAAAGTGCCTCCAGAAGAGATTTGGAATGATCCCCGGAGTTACAGACAAGAACTATATTACCAACAGTTATCACGTACATGTAGCTGAGAAGATAGATGCCTTCTCTAAGCTCAAGTTCGAGTCAGAGTTCCAGGCATTATCACCCGGTGGAGCTATCAGCTATGTAGAAGTTCCTAATATGATGGATAACATCGATGCGGTTCTTTCTATTATGCAGTATATATACGAGAACATCATGTACGCAGAACTTAATACCAAGTCAGACTACTGTCAGTGCTGCGGTTATACCGGAGAGATCCAGATCGTCACTGACGAGGATGGTAAGCTTGTATGGGAGTGCCCTAACTGCGGCAACCGTAATCAGGACAAGATGAATGTTGCAAGACGTACCTGCGGCTACATCGGAACTCAGTACTGGAATCAGGGGCGTACTCAGGAGATCAAGGAAAGAGTTCTGCATGTATCCAATGAAACATTAGTACCTGAAACAAAAGAGGCAGAAGAAACAGTTAACGTATAA
- the trmB gene encoding tRNA (guanosine(46)-N7)-methyltransferase TrmB, whose amino-acid sequence MRLRNIPGAREKIAENEWSIKEPEQYKGKWNEVFGNDNPIRIEVGMGKGRFIMTLAQMNPDVNYIGIEKYSSVMLRGLQKQEELQLPNIRFIRMEAEVLTEVFGKGEIDRIYLNFSDPWPKDRHAKRRLPSREFLHRYDEILKKDGVVEFKTDNTDLFAFALEEVEPAGWHLDQVTHDLHNDPVMNEGNVMTEYEEKFSSMGNPICKYVVSR is encoded by the coding sequence ATGCGACTTAGAAACATACCCGGAGCGCGTGAAAAAATAGCTGAAAATGAATGGTCCATCAAGGAACCTGAACAATATAAGGGAAAATGGAACGAAGTTTTTGGAAACGATAATCCTATAAGGATCGAAGTTGGAATGGGTAAGGGCCGTTTTATCATGACACTTGCTCAGATGAATCCTGATGTTAACTATATCGGAATCGAGAAATATTCAAGCGTAATGCTTAGAGGCCTTCAGAAGCAGGAAGAGCTCCAGCTTCCCAATATCCGTTTTATCAGAATGGAAGCCGAGGTTCTGACAGAGGTTTTTGGTAAGGGCGAGATTGACAGGATATATCTTAACTTCTCAGATCCATGGCCCAAGGACAGACATGCTAAGAGGCGTCTTCCTTCAAGAGAATTCCTTCACAGATATGATGAGATTTTGAAAAAAGACGGAGTTGTAGAATTCAAAACTGACAACACAGATCTTTTTGCATTTGCACTTGAAGAAGTAGAGCCTGCAGGATGGCATCTTGATCAGGTAACACATGATCTTCATAACGATCCTGTTATGAACGAAGGGAACGTTATGACAGAATATGAAGAGAAGTTTTCATCGATGGGTAATCCTATCTGCAAATATGTTGTAAGCAGGTAA
- a CDS encoding bacteriocin, whose protein sequence is MNTLSDKELENIVGGITGAANKKSTYYDQEDLVCNSCYFEPSKNGLKCLKGDTCPKCHKGTLIYAKG, encoded by the coding sequence ATGAATACATTATCTGATAAAGAACTGGAAAATATCGTTGGAGGTATCACAGGCGCTGCTAACAAAAAGAGCACTTATTATGATCAGGAAGATCTTGTATGTAACAGCTGCTATTTCGAACCTTCCAAAAACGGATTAAAATGTCTCAAAGGTGATACGTGTCCCAAGTGCCACAAAGGCACACTAATCTACGCAAAAGGCTGA